In Symmachiella dynata, the following are encoded in one genomic region:
- a CDS encoding MIP family channel protein: MQQGLTRELSAEFIGTFILIVFGVGVNAQVTLGGSQFGDFFSINVGWGLAVAMGVYVAGGVSGAHLNPAVTLALACHRGFAWNKVLPYMVAQVAGAFVASALIFATYHEAIEHYDGGVRQIPGPTAEHATAGIWATYPQEYLSNFPGGFVDQVVGTALLLLLIFAISDEKNVAPKMNFAPVVVGMAVFLIGMTYGINCGYAINPARDFGPRLFTAVAGWGSGVFSAHDYFFWVPIVGPLVGGVIGGWVYDAFITKHHSPTEPVV, from the coding sequence ATGCAACAAGGACTGACGCGTGAGTTGTCGGCAGAATTCATTGGGACGTTCATTTTGATCGTCTTTGGCGTGGGGGTGAACGCGCAGGTGACCTTGGGGGGATCGCAATTCGGCGACTTTTTTTCCATCAACGTCGGCTGGGGACTCGCAGTCGCGATGGGGGTTTATGTGGCGGGTGGGGTTTCCGGAGCACATCTCAACCCGGCGGTGACGCTGGCTTTGGCATGCCATCGGGGATTTGCCTGGAATAAAGTCCTGCCGTATATGGTGGCACAGGTCGCCGGTGCGTTTGTCGCCTCGGCATTGATATTCGCCACGTATCATGAAGCGATCGAGCATTATGACGGCGGCGTGCGGCAAATTCCCGGGCCGACTGCCGAGCATGCGACGGCTGGAATTTGGGCCACCTATCCGCAAGAATATTTGAGCAACTTCCCCGGCGGCTTTGTCGATCAGGTCGTGGGGACGGCGCTTTTATTGTTATTGATCTTTGCGATCTCTGATGAGAAGAACGTCGCGCCGAAAATGAATTTCGCGCCGGTCGTCGTCGGGATGGCCGTGTTTTTGATCGGTATGACCTATGGAATCAATTGCGGATACGCGATCAATCCCGCGCGTGATTTCGGTCCGCGGCTATTTACCGCTGTGGCCGGGTGGGGCAGCGGCGTCTTCTCTGCACACGATTATTTCTTCTGGGTCCCCATCGTCGGACCACTGGTCGGAGGCGTGATCGGCGGTTGGGTCTACGATGCTTTCATTACCAAACACCACTCACCCACTGAGCCGGTCGTGTGA
- a CDS encoding bestrophin family protein produces MLRMLAGLPVLGRVWLYSLLVGAYSGLAVWKEHSPLRDRWDQPAQIHEVFGLILGLFLVFWTNRAYERWWEARTLWGQLVNTSRNQAVKLKNLLKLPASDLRQCESILIGFPYALKAHLREGCELKQVPGFADSADNPDHVPIYLVSLLYDRFRKWHQMELITGDELRILDLEATQLLEICGACERIRNTLIANSYRRFIQQLVILHLIALPWGLAQEFGDATVVIVTIAAYFMIGVTVIAHAIEEPFGRDEDDLDLNQLCDKIEGGVREIFARQMPLNSQSS; encoded by the coding sequence ATGTTACGTATGCTAGCGGGCTTGCCGGTGCTAGGCCGAGTCTGGCTGTACTCCCTGCTGGTGGGGGCTTATAGCGGGTTGGCAGTCTGGAAAGAGCATTCACCGCTCAGAGACCGATGGGACCAACCGGCGCAAATCCATGAGGTCTTCGGACTGATCTTGGGATTGTTTTTGGTCTTTTGGACCAATCGCGCCTACGAACGTTGGTGGGAAGCCCGCACCTTGTGGGGACAATTGGTCAATACCAGCCGCAACCAGGCGGTCAAACTGAAGAACCTTCTCAAACTTCCGGCGAGTGACTTACGTCAATGTGAGTCCATCCTCATCGGCTTTCCCTACGCACTGAAGGCACATCTCCGAGAAGGCTGCGAGCTGAAACAAGTGCCCGGCTTTGCAGACTCGGCTGACAATCCAGACCACGTCCCCATTTATTTAGTGTCGTTGTTATATGACCGTTTTCGCAAATGGCATCAAATGGAATTGATCACCGGCGATGAATTGCGGATCTTGGACCTGGAGGCGACCCAACTGTTAGAAATCTGTGGCGCCTGTGAACGGATCCGCAATACACTGATTGCCAACTCCTATCGACGCTTCATTCAGCAACTGGTGATTCTGCATCTGATAGCGCTCCCCTGGGGTTTGGCACAGGAGTTCGGCGATGCCACGGTGGTCATTGTGACGATCGCCGCCTATTTCATGATTGGCGTAACGGTCATCGCTCATGCGATCGAAGAACCGTTCGGCCGCGACGAAGACGATCTCGATTTGAATCAGCTATGCGATAAAATCGAGGGCGGGGTGCGAGAGATATTTGCGAGGCAAATGCCGCTGAATTCGCAAAGTTCTTAG
- a CDS encoding transporter substrate-binding protein, with amino-acid sequence MDTTGKENPPENDADGVSQSAEAASPDAGDTKPDANRDMYQSTISSGVVSDDEGSMQINATPNDKASIDPKARVGTFVGKYRITKIIGSGGMGVVYAAHDPIISREVAIKFLSGKAAGDDTALKRFVQEARAVGQLQHPNVVGLFEVDQTDGIWYLVMELVDQGTASDLLESEKTISWQRATRIIADACRGLVAAHEKGLIHRDIKPDNIMLTGDGTAKISDFGLAKIEDSAAPTLTQINQVLGTPHYMSPEQCRSSTVDARSDIYSLGATYFDLLTGAPPYAHSTDVMQIMFAQCNEPTPDPGELAEDLPPLCRGIIEQAMAKDPADRYQSAQEMLTDLQILLETSTDSRDSLAVAERLSQLSGSRSALRSGVQEPHAGAGRRKFLIAGLISLLTLAVLSIPFILLRGKHSEFDSSAAPSVVPPVIPEGPPIKIGILHSLSGTMALSESGVVDAMLLAVEELNNSGGVLGRPVEAVVADGESNDAVFKKVAEQLINKDKVVTIFGCWTSSSRKQVKSVVEEHDQLLIYPLQYEGLEQSPNIIYTGAAPNQQILPAVQWAYAFQKRRRFFIVGSDYVFPRAAGAIVTDELREMGLEPVGEAYVPMGHSEFSEIAAQIVESKTDVILNLINGESNVHFFHALRMAGIHSEDVPTISFSIAEPELRALNTSEMEGDFAAWNYFHSLDTPANEEFVAKFQKKYNATRLISDPMETGYFSILLWAKAVEQAGTTDVAAIRAAMLNQSLAAPEGEVSIDPETGHTWQPFLIGQVNDKGRFEIVWNSPKAIAPEPFPDTRTRKEWEQFLNELKAGWNGQWSAPAD; translated from the coding sequence ATGGATACGACCGGAAAAGAGAATCCTCCAGAAAACGACGCGGATGGTGTTTCTCAAAGCGCTGAGGCTGCCAGCCCGGACGCTGGGGATACCAAACCGGACGCGAATCGTGACATGTATCAGTCGACGATTTCTTCGGGAGTCGTTAGTGATGACGAAGGCTCGATGCAAATCAATGCCACGCCCAACGACAAAGCGTCGATTGACCCCAAAGCCCGCGTGGGCACCTTTGTCGGGAAATACCGCATCACGAAAATCATCGGCAGCGGCGGCATGGGAGTTGTCTATGCCGCGCATGACCCGATTATCAGTCGCGAAGTCGCCATCAAATTTCTCTCAGGAAAAGCGGCGGGCGATGACACTGCACTGAAACGTTTCGTGCAAGAGGCGCGGGCAGTCGGGCAACTACAACACCCCAATGTGGTGGGCTTGTTCGAAGTCGATCAAACCGACGGCATTTGGTATCTGGTAATGGAACTGGTGGACCAAGGGACCGCCTCGGACTTGCTCGAATCGGAAAAGACAATCTCGTGGCAGCGTGCCACACGAATCATCGCCGATGCGTGTCGAGGTTTGGTCGCCGCCCACGAGAAAGGGCTGATTCATCGCGACATCAAACCCGATAACATTATGCTCACCGGCGACGGAACGGCGAAGATATCGGATTTTGGATTAGCGAAAATCGAAGACAGTGCCGCGCCGACATTGACACAAATCAATCAAGTGCTGGGCACGCCGCACTACATGAGTCCCGAACAGTGCCGCAGTTCCACGGTGGATGCCCGGAGCGACATTTATTCGCTGGGAGCGACCTATTTTGACTTGCTGACCGGCGCGCCCCCCTACGCTCATTCCACAGACGTGATGCAAATCATGTTCGCGCAGTGTAACGAGCCAACCCCCGACCCGGGAGAACTTGCCGAGGACTTGCCGCCGCTATGCCGTGGAATCATCGAACAGGCAATGGCTAAGGATCCCGCCGACCGTTATCAGTCCGCCCAGGAAATGCTAACGGACCTGCAAATTTTACTTGAGACTTCGACTGATAGCCGTGACTCACTGGCTGTCGCGGAACGTCTGTCTCAACTCAGCGGCAGCCGCTCCGCCCTGCGGTCCGGAGTCCAGGAGCCTCACGCTGGTGCCGGACGTCGCAAGTTTCTGATTGCCGGTCTTATCAGCCTGCTCACACTGGCCGTGTTGAGTATTCCGTTTATCCTCCTGCGTGGCAAACATTCCGAGTTTGATTCCAGCGCAGCGCCGAGCGTTGTCCCTCCAGTAATTCCTGAAGGACCGCCGATCAAGATTGGGATTCTGCATTCCCTGTCTGGAACGATGGCGCTCAGCGAAAGCGGGGTCGTCGATGCCATGTTGCTGGCCGTGGAGGAACTGAACAACAGTGGCGGTGTATTAGGTCGCCCTGTCGAAGCGGTCGTCGCGGACGGAGAGTCGAACGACGCAGTTTTCAAAAAAGTGGCCGAACAGCTGATCAACAAAGATAAAGTCGTCACGATTTTTGGCTGCTGGACCTCTTCGAGTCGCAAACAGGTCAAATCGGTTGTTGAAGAACACGACCAACTGTTGATCTACCCTTTGCAATACGAAGGGTTGGAGCAATCGCCGAACATCATCTACACCGGAGCTGCGCCGAATCAGCAAATTCTGCCGGCAGTGCAATGGGCCTATGCGTTTCAGAAACGGCGGCGGTTCTTTATCGTGGGATCTGACTATGTCTTCCCCCGCGCCGCAGGCGCCATCGTGACCGATGAATTGCGGGAGATGGGACTCGAACCGGTCGGCGAAGCCTACGTCCCGATGGGACATTCAGAGTTTAGTGAGATTGCTGCGCAAATCGTCGAATCCAAGACCGATGTCATTTTGAATTTGATCAACGGCGAAAGCAACGTCCATTTTTTCCATGCTTTGCGTATGGCGGGCATCCACTCGGAAGATGTGCCGACCATTTCGTTCAGCATTGCCGAACCGGAACTCCGCGCCCTCAATACCAGCGAGATGGAGGGGGACTTTGCCGCCTGGAACTATTTCCACTCGTTGGATACCCCGGCGAATGAGGAATTCGTCGCCAAGTTCCAAAAGAAATACAACGCGACTCGACTCATATCCGACCCCATGGAAACCGGATATTTCAGCATCCTTCTGTGGGCAAAAGCCGTGGAACAAGCAGGAACCACCGATGTTGCTGCAATCCGCGCCGCTATGCTCAACCAAAGTCTGGCTGCTCCCGAAGGGGAGGTCAGCATCGACCCCGAAACCGGGCACACATGGCAGCCGTTTCTGATCGGCCAAGTCAATGACAAAGGCCGATTCGAGATTGTTTGGAATTCCCCCAAAGCCATAGCTCCGGAACCCTTTCCGGACACCCGTACGCGGAAAGAATGGGAGCAATTCTTGAACGAGCTGAAGGCCGGGTGGAATGGCCAATGGTCGGCGCCGGCGGACTGA
- a CDS encoding DUF1553 domain-containing protein has translation MRGIVFLLSGIALAAVPGNLHADHSSETLETLSHLAVAPQQVVLEGPRARTVLIVDGTTANGQKIDVTRDAQFAVLDTSVANIAPNGVVRGIADGKTEVVVTVAEKTIHVPVTIYASQAPQQFHFENDIVPLLTRYGCNTSGCHGKAEGQNGFKLSVFGFQPDDDYAALTKENRGRRVSTTMPETSLMLTKASGGVPHGGGIRLRKGSGDYRTLRNWIDAGTPFGNDDAATVAKITVSPSERQLTMQAQQQLRVVATYTDGREVDVTAHAQFQSNNDALGKVDEFGLVTAGDSPGDVAVMASYMGAVDVFRSLIPRTETIADYPAVTESNFIDPLIHDKLRKLNILPAGPADDATYLRRVYLDVIGTLPTPAESRAFLSDSRPNRRALLVDKLLARPEYADYQALKWSDLLRVNRLALGHKGAYAYYRWIRDTFRDNKPMDAFAAELVTAAGPTSEAPAAHFYKVAGDAHKRAATFSQVFLGVRIECAQCHHHPQDRWSQTDYYGMHAFFTQPTFQASNLGELLTTSGQEKSVHPRTNQEIFAYPLATPYPKHTPTGDRRERLADWLTDAENPWFARNIVNRAWAHFLGRGLVEPIDDFRLTNPPSNPQLLDALAREFVENGYDYQHLIRTITASAAYQRASTVNETNRRDEQNYSRFLFKRIDAEVLLDAVVQVTGVPEKFAGVAAGYRAIQLWDSQVPHYFLKTFGRPVRATACSCERTAAPTVGQVLHVLNSPEIQEKLSHQGGRIAGMLRSGTDDETFINELSLACFSRPPTEAEQAKLMEHLQGKQGPARQQAAEDIAWSMLNSMEFLFNH, from the coding sequence GTGCGTGGGATTGTCTTTTTGCTCAGCGGGATTGCCCTGGCTGCCGTGCCCGGCAACTTACATGCGGACCATTCGTCCGAGACGCTGGAGACGTTGTCCCACCTAGCAGTCGCTCCCCAACAAGTCGTGCTGGAAGGACCGCGTGCGCGTACGGTTCTGATTGTCGATGGAACCACAGCCAATGGGCAAAAAATCGACGTCACCCGCGATGCGCAATTTGCTGTGCTCGACACTTCCGTGGCCAACATCGCCCCCAACGGTGTGGTCCGCGGCATCGCGGATGGGAAAACAGAAGTCGTCGTGACTGTTGCCGAGAAAACGATCCACGTCCCGGTCACTATCTATGCTTCCCAAGCACCCCAACAGTTCCATTTCGAAAACGACATCGTCCCACTGCTCACTCGATACGGTTGCAACACGTCTGGTTGTCACGGTAAAGCCGAAGGACAAAACGGTTTCAAACTGTCGGTGTTCGGATTCCAACCCGATGATGACTATGCGGCACTGACCAAAGAGAACCGAGGTCGTCGCGTGAGCACGACGATGCCCGAGACCAGTTTGATGCTCACCAAGGCCAGCGGCGGCGTACCACACGGCGGCGGGATTCGACTGCGCAAAGGCTCGGGCGATTATCGCACGCTCCGCAATTGGATCGACGCCGGCACACCCTTTGGCAACGACGATGCGGCAACCGTTGCCAAAATCACCGTGTCTCCTAGTGAGCGGCAATTGACCATGCAAGCGCAACAACAACTGCGCGTCGTGGCGACTTATACCGATGGCCGCGAAGTTGACGTGACCGCTCATGCACAATTCCAATCGAACAACGACGCGCTGGGCAAGGTCGATGAGTTTGGGCTGGTGACCGCCGGCGACTCTCCCGGCGACGTAGCCGTCATGGCCAGTTATATGGGCGCCGTCGATGTCTTCCGCTCGTTGATTCCTCGCACCGAGACCATCGCCGATTACCCCGCTGTCACGGAATCAAACTTCATCGACCCGCTCATTCACGACAAGCTGCGAAAACTAAATATCTTACCGGCTGGTCCGGCAGATGACGCCACCTATTTGCGGCGGGTCTATCTGGACGTCATCGGTACCTTACCGACACCGGCTGAATCCCGCGCATTTTTGTCCGATTCGCGTCCCAATCGCCGCGCACTTCTGGTGGACAAGTTGCTCGCGCGTCCCGAATACGCCGATTACCAGGCGCTGAAATGGTCGGACTTATTACGTGTCAATCGTTTGGCCTTGGGGCATAAGGGGGCTTATGCCTATTACCGTTGGATTCGCGACACCTTTCGCGACAACAAACCGATGGACGCCTTTGCTGCCGAATTGGTTACAGCCGCCGGCCCCACGTCCGAAGCGCCGGCGGCGCACTTTTATAAGGTCGCCGGAGATGCACACAAACGGGCGGCAACATTTTCGCAGGTCTTTTTAGGCGTCCGCATTGAATGTGCACAGTGCCACCACCATCCGCAAGACCGCTGGAGTCAAACAGACTATTACGGCATGCACGCGTTCTTCACGCAGCCGACGTTCCAAGCTTCCAATCTGGGAGAACTACTCACCACCAGCGGGCAAGAAAAGTCGGTGCATCCGCGCACCAACCAAGAAATCTTCGCCTATCCACTCGCCACGCCCTACCCCAAACATACCCCCACCGGAGACCGCCGCGAACGACTCGCGGATTGGCTGACCGACGCTGAAAACCCGTGGTTCGCCCGCAACATTGTGAATCGTGCCTGGGCGCATTTTCTGGGACGAGGGTTGGTGGAACCGATTGATGATTTCCGTCTGACGAATCCTCCGTCGAATCCGCAATTGCTCGATGCTCTGGCACGCGAGTTTGTCGAGAATGGTTACGACTATCAGCACCTGATCCGCACCATCACCGCTTCAGCCGCCTACCAACGCGCCTCGACGGTCAATGAAACCAACCGGCGGGATGAACAAAACTATTCGCGATTCCTGTTCAAGCGTATCGACGCCGAAGTCTTGTTGGATGCCGTGGTACAGGTCACCGGCGTGCCTGAAAAGTTTGCCGGAGTCGCCGCCGGCTATCGCGCGATTCAATTGTGGGACAGCCAAGTCCCGCACTATTTCCTCAAAACATTCGGCCGACCGGTGCGAGCGACCGCCTGCAGTTGCGAACGGACCGCGGCGCCGACCGTGGGGCAAGTGCTACACGTTTTGAACTCACCCGAGATTCAAGAAAAACTCTCCCACCAAGGGGGCCGTATCGCCGGCATG